In Subdoligranulum variabile, the genomic stretch GCTTTATCTACGCGCTGGTTGCCATGGCGTTGTTTCTGAGCTTCCGTGTGCTCAACATCGCCGATATGACCACCGATGGCGCCTTCACGCTGGGATGCGCGGTGTCCGCCACCGCGGCTGTGGCCGGGCATCCCTTTCTCGGGTTGCCGCTGGCCATGGTTTCCGGTGCAGCAGCCGGGTTTGTCACCGCTTTTCTGCAGACCCGTCTGGCCGTGCCCTCCATTCTGGCCGGCATCATCACCAACACCGGACTGTACACCGTGAACCTGGCGGTTATGGGTTTTTCCTCCAATGTGCCTATGCTCAAGACCCAAACCATCTTCACCGCCGCCCAGACGGTGCTGGGGGACAGCGCCCCCTACAAACTGCTGGTGGCGGTGCTCATCACGGTGGTGGCCTGCGTGCTGCTGATCCTCTTTCTGGGCACCCGGCTGGGCCTTTCCATCCGGGCCACCGGTGACAATCCCGACATGGTGCGCGCATCCTCCATCAATACGACCTTTACCATCACGGTGGGGCTCTGCATTGCCAACGCCATGACGGCCCTCTCCGGCGCCGTGCTGGCCCAGTACCAGAAATCCGCCGACATCAACCT encodes the following:
- a CDS encoding ABC transporter permease, with the protein product MFTVATVLSALELGFIYALVAMALFLSFRVLNIADMTTDGAFTLGCAVSATAAVAGHPFLGLPLAMVSGAAAGFVTAFLQTRLAVPSILAGIITNTGLYTVNLAVMGFSSNVPMLKTQTIFTAAQTVLGDSAPYKLLVAVLITVVACVLLILFLGTRLGLSIRATGDNPDMVRASSINTTFTITVGLCIANAMTALSGAVLAQYQKSADINLGTGMVVIGLASLIIGETLFGRSGMWRKAVAAVAGSVIYRFIIAIALRANVPSECLKLISAVIVALAIAAPALQAQAAFRRRRARAEKEGAPRA